One region of Faecalibacter bovis genomic DNA includes:
- the porU gene encoding type IX secretion system sortase PorU → MKKYIILAISLLNYSHLFSQNYKINWENNKDYTLTNGQKIKVPFFDNSTEYSLNEYYTPNFNIVLNERVDQVEIINPVTSPLTTAELVQFRAFEIVAEKISFSRQNYFDNNVQKTLISVFPYVKKGNSIHKLLSFDIKKSTNSNKSLVQSRIFSDDRSSVLKEGNWFKIKVDKTGVFKLNKSFFTTHGIPTSGYNLSSLKIYGNGNGRMMENASEFRYGSLQEIPIEFLGSEDNSFDANDYITFYAKGPHQWYRQNESSLADVFLRYNIYDDYSYYYITFDGNNGKRINSRENNSTPIRTFNTYDAYQFHENDSLNINQVGRQWVGEMLNGSNFFTKNFKANDVQAGETGFIKYSVVGKNAQSTTATITLNGSTIGTESFNSTAFNNRTNQVQFPIQGNDFNVNVAYNNASNPAGLAFINFIELKYKEKLQYGVNQFSFRNLSNLNTGETYGFTLNNNSGVKVWDVSDITSAYQIIPNGSTYNYTSSSQDFKNEFIAFKDEHLFTDVTFVGRIANQNIRSFNDVTLAIITHPSLKEQALRLAEFRERHNNIKVAVVTTDEIYNDFSSGSKDPIAIRDFLKHLKDNGNPLEYAILLGATTYDPKDRVQGNINLIPSFYNLNSESLENSITSDDYYAMLGDQANFALDAGNGTYTYNANNLDIAIGRLPAANLSEAKTLVDKIISYYEKIPNKGNSYGDWRTKIAAISDDPEYSSIEVNTPRFDQDFNSVFDQNQNKFYAVNKLYIDAYQPEQTSAGLRYPMINSSILNNLELGTNFMMYYGHGGPRSWAQERIITGEELTNLSNFTNTFARVPIVATITCDFTVWDLPQYNSAGEMMLKNNNGGALTMLTTNRPIGTVYGSAFNGYILKELFRLDNHQNISTGKALMNAKKSYAVTATDHSRVNLLGDPMVAVSRPKQDIRITNFKVNGVDVDYNSHQIKALDFVEIQGEVLNESLAIDNNFNGNVQNILYEKPVEKALRNNKGHSGFTPYSFTEEFKTIYKGNSNVTDGQFTIKYYVPKDINYEVGERKLVLYAYSDNSDAVMNSKVIVGGLNENGINDDEIPQGKLYMNNLNFANGGITDRDPYLIGCLTDNTGINATGTSIGHDVVATLDGRIQDSYVLNEYFESGDSNPCVNKNFEDYQKGQVLYQLKNLELGNHKVELKFWDINNNSNTATLDFVVMENGSNQLHIDKLLNWPNPFTNNTFFHFEHNCDSELEVLVQIFTVSGRLVRTIKQTVSAEPFREGYRTGKYDIEWDGLDDFGDKIGKGTYIYKVNVKGVNSEVCKGNATAIEKLVILK, encoded by the coding sequence ATGAAGAAATACATAATTCTAGCAATATCATTATTAAATTATAGTCATTTATTCTCCCAAAATTACAAAATAAATTGGGAAAATAACAAAGACTATACATTAACTAATGGTCAAAAAATAAAGGTTCCATTTTTTGATAATTCAACAGAATATTCTCTGAATGAGTATTATACGCCTAATTTTAATATCGTATTAAATGAAAGAGTAGATCAAGTTGAAATTATAAATCCGGTTACAAGTCCTTTAACAACAGCTGAATTAGTACAATTTAGAGCATTTGAGATAGTAGCTGAAAAAATTAGTTTTTCAAGACAGAATTATTTTGATAATAATGTTCAAAAAACTTTAATTTCAGTTTTTCCTTATGTGAAAAAAGGTAATTCTATCCATAAATTACTTTCTTTTGACATTAAAAAATCTACAAATAGCAATAAATCTTTAGTTCAATCAAGAATTTTTAGTGATGATAGAAGTAGTGTTTTAAAGGAAGGAAACTGGTTTAAGATAAAAGTAGATAAAACTGGAGTTTTTAAACTAAACAAAAGTTTTTTCACAACTCACGGTATTCCAACTTCTGGTTACAATCTTTCTTCATTAAAGATTTATGGAAACGGTAATGGAAGAATGATGGAAAATGCTAGCGAATTTCGTTACGGTTCTTTACAAGAAATTCCGATTGAGTTTTTAGGAAGTGAAGATAATTCGTTTGATGCGAATGATTATATTACTTTTTATGCAAAAGGACCACACCAATGGTACAGACAAAATGAGAGTAGTTTAGCTGATGTATTTCTACGTTATAATATATATGATGATTATTCATATTATTATATCACTTTTGATGGTAATAATGGTAAAAGAATAAATTCTCGTGAAAATAATTCAACTCCGATTAGGACTTTCAATACTTACGATGCTTACCAATTTCATGAAAATGATTCTTTAAATATCAATCAAGTTGGACGTCAGTGGGTAGGAGAAATGCTTAATGGAAGTAATTTTTTTACTAAAAATTTTAAAGCTAATGATGTACAAGCTGGTGAAACAGGATTCATAAAATATTCTGTTGTTGGGAAAAATGCACAATCAACGACTGCAACAATTACATTAAATGGATCAACAATAGGTACAGAATCGTTTAATTCTACAGCATTTAATAATAGAACAAATCAAGTTCAATTTCCTATTCAGGGAAATGATTTTAATGTAAATGTTGCTTATAATAATGCTTCAAATCCAGCAGGTTTAGCCTTTATTAATTTTATTGAATTAAAGTACAAGGAAAAATTACAATATGGTGTAAATCAGTTTTCATTCAGAAATTTATCAAATCTAAATACGGGTGAAACTTATGGATTTACGTTAAATAACAATTCAGGTGTAAAAGTTTGGGATGTATCAGATATAACTTCAGCGTATCAAATTATTCCAAACGGATCAACTTATAATTACACTTCAAGTTCTCAAGATTTTAAGAATGAATTTATAGCATTTAAAGATGAACATTTATTTACAGATGTTACGTTTGTTGGACGTATAGCTAATCAAAATATTAGATCTTTTAATGATGTAACGTTAGCAATTATTACCCATCCAAGTTTAAAAGAACAGGCTTTAAGGTTAGCTGAATTTAGAGAGCGACACAATAATATTAAAGTAGCAGTTGTTACTACGGATGAAATTTACAATGATTTCTCTTCGGGTTCTAAAGATCCTATTGCAATTCGTGATTTCTTAAAACATTTAAAAGATAATGGAAATCCTTTAGAATATGCGATCCTGTTAGGAGCAACAACTTACGATCCGAAAGATAGAGTACAAGGTAATATAAATTTGATTCCATCTTTTTACAATCTAAATTCTGAATCATTAGAAAATTCGATTACATCCGATGATTACTATGCAATGTTAGGTGATCAGGCAAATTTTGCTTTGGATGCAGGGAATGGAACATATACTTATAATGCAAATAATTTAGACATTGCGATTGGTCGTTTACCAGCTGCTAATTTGTCAGAAGCTAAAACGTTAGTAGATAAAATTATTTCTTATTACGAGAAAATTCCGAATAAAGGGAATTCGTACGGAGATTGGAGAACAAAAATTGCTGCAATTTCTGATGATCCTGAATATTCAAGTATTGAAGTAAATACACCAAGATTTGACCAAGATTTTAATTCGGTTTTTGATCAAAATCAAAATAAATTTTATGCTGTAAATAAGTTATATATTGATGCCTATCAACCTGAACAAACTTCTGCTGGTCTTCGTTATCCAATGATTAACAGTTCTATTTTAAATAATTTAGAGTTAGGAACTAATTTCATGATGTATTATGGTCATGGAGGGCCAAGATCTTGGGCGCAAGAACGTATTATTACAGGAGAAGAATTAACGAATCTTTCTAATTTTACAAATACTTTCGCGCGTGTTCCAATTGTGGCGACAATAACATGTGATTTTACTGTTTGGGATTTACCTCAATATAATTCAGCTGGAGAAATGATGCTGAAAAATAACAACGGTGGTGCTTTAACAATGTTAACTACTAATCGACCAATTGGTACAGTTTACGGTTCTGCTTTTAATGGATATATATTAAAAGAATTATTTCGATTAGATAATCATCAAAACATTTCGACAGGAAAAGCTTTAATGAATGCGAAGAAATCATATGCAGTTACAGCAACAGATCATTCTCGAGTAAATTTATTAGGAGATCCAATGGTTGCGGTTTCGCGTCCAAAACAAGATATCCGCATAACAAATTTTAAAGTTAATGGAGTAGATGTAGATTATAATTCTCATCAAATTAAAGCGTTAGATTTTGTTGAGATTCAAGGAGAAGTTTTAAATGAATCGTTAGCTATTGATAACAATTTTAACGGGAATGTACAGAATATTTTATATGAAAAACCTGTAGAAAAAGCGTTAAGAAACAATAAAGGCCATAGTGGTTTTACGCCGTATTCATTTACCGAAGAATTTAAAACGATTTACAAAGGAAATTCTAACGTTACAGATGGTCAATTCACGATTAAATATTACGTTCCTAAAGATATTAATTACGAAGTAGGAGAAAGAAAATTAGTTCTTTATGCGTACAGTGACAACAGTGATGCGGTAATGAATTCTAAAGTTATCGTTGGAGGATTAAATGAAAATGGAATCAATGATGACGAAATTCCACAAGGAAAATTATATATGAATAATTTAAACTTTGCGAATGGAGGAATTACAGATCGCGATCCTTATTTAATTGGTTGTTTAACTGATAACACAGGAATTAATGCAACTGGTACAAGTATTGGGCATGATGTTGTTGCAACATTAGATGGGCGTATTCAGGATTCTTATGTTTTAAATGAATATTTTGAATCTGGAGATAGTAATCCATGTGTGAACAAGAATTTTGAAGATTATCAAAAAGGACAAGTTTTATATCAATTAAAAAATTTAGAATTAGGTAATCATAAAGTTGAACTTAAATTTTGGGACATTAATAATAATTCTAATACAGCTACTTTAGATTTCGTAGTGATGGAAAATGGATCAAACCAATTGCATATTGACAAGTTATTAAATTGGCCAAATCCATTTACAAATAATACATTCTTTCATTTCGAACATAATTGTGATTCTGAGTTAGAAGTTTTAGTTCAAATTTTCACGGTTTCAGGAAGATTAGTCAGAACAATTAAGCAAACTGTATCTGCAGAACCTTTTAGAGAAGGTTACCGAACTGGTAAATATGATATAGAGTGGGATGGTTTAGATGATTTTGGTGATAAAATCGGAAAAGGAACATACATCTATAAAGTAAATGTTAAAGGAGTTAATTCTGAAGTTTGCAAAGGGAATGCAACAGCAATCGAAAAATTAGTTATACTTAAATAA
- the porV gene encoding type IX secretion system outer membrane channel protein PorV — MKKITSSLLMLMSVALFAQEIPNEPNPILTGAPFLRISPDARAGSLGDQGVATSADNFSQYWNAAKYAFSKDYSGVAFTYTPYMSSLTSDVFLLNATYFTFLGTEERSTLAASIYYFNMGEIELNSLNAATGQIQNDGIAKPNEFSIDLSYGLRLSDYYSMAVTGRFIRSDLFNGLNDATVQPANSFAVDIAGFYQSETMSTNSFDGKLRAGFQVSNIGPKLDYSNQEDNSSYLPTTLRLGAGYDFKFDDYNKVSVSTEFAKLLVPTPQYEFDEEGNVRYRYIPNKGPIDGIFSSFGDAPGGSAEELKEITYSVGAEYSYNEALFIRAGYFHENQMKGDRQHLTLGAGLKYNSFGIDFSYLIPTSKTNNALENTLRFGVSWNFGGETQNSYDY, encoded by the coding sequence ATGAAAAAGATTACCAGTAGCTTGTTGATGTTAATGTCGGTAGCTTTATTTGCGCAAGAAATTCCAAATGAACCAAACCCAATTTTAACAGGTGCACCTTTCTTAAGAATTTCGCCTGATGCCCGTGCTGGATCATTAGGAGATCAAGGGGTTGCAACATCAGCAGATAATTTTTCTCAATATTGGAATGCAGCTAAATATGCTTTCAGTAAAGATTATTCAGGAGTAGCATTTACTTACACACCATATATGAGTTCTTTAACAAGCGATGTTTTCTTGTTAAACGCAACTTATTTCACATTTTTAGGAACGGAAGAACGTAGTACATTAGCTGCTAGTATTTACTATTTTAACATGGGTGAAATCGAGTTAAATAGTTTAAATGCAGCAACTGGTCAAATTCAAAATGATGGTATTGCCAAACCAAACGAATTTTCTATCGATTTATCTTACGGTTTAAGATTATCAGATTATTATTCGATGGCTGTAACAGGTCGTTTTATTCGTTCAGATTTATTCAACGGATTAAATGATGCTACGGTACAACCAGCAAATTCTTTTGCAGTTGATATTGCAGGTTTCTACCAATCAGAAACGATGAGTACAAATAGTTTTGATGGTAAATTACGTGCAGGTTTTCAAGTATCTAACATTGGTCCAAAATTAGATTACTCTAATCAAGAAGATAATTCATCATACTTACCAACAACTTTACGTTTAGGAGCTGGTTATGATTTCAAATTTGATGATTATAATAAAGTATCTGTGTCTACGGAATTTGCAAAATTATTAGTTCCAACTCCACAATACGAATTTGATGAAGAGGGAAATGTACGTTACAGATACATTCCTAACAAAGGTCCAATTGATGGAATTTTTAGTTCTTTCGGAGATGCTCCAGGTGGAAGTGCAGAAGAATTAAAAGAAATCACTTACTCTGTTGGTGCTGAATATTCTTATAACGAAGCATTATTTATTAGAGCAGGTTATTTCCATGAAAATCAAATGAAAGGAGATCGTCAGCACTTAACTTTAGGAGCTGGTTTAAAATATAATTCTTTCGGAATTGATTTTTCTTACTTAATTCCAACTTCTAAAACGAACAATGCTTTAGAAAATACTTTACGTTTCGGCGTATCTTGGAATTTTGGTGGTGAAACACAAAACTCTTACGATTACTAA
- a CDS encoding pirin family protein — protein MSNVDLIIEERAADLGNFLVGRLLPFRQKRSVGPFVFIDHMGPAHLKDYQNLDVGPHPHIGLSTLTYLFEGSIQHKDSLGNDLEITPGAVNWMDGGKGVVHSERTPEYLRTTDKVLHGLQIWIALPKEKEEIDPSFTHIEADKLPTWSENGIDFKLIAGKYKDLESPVPVHSPLYYIEAKANVDGVVNLGEGLFGESALYILEGEVIDEGQIYGEKQLLIAKDSTLCTLNLKAGTTIYLFGGEPFPEERFIYWNFVSSSKDRIEQAKEDWKNHRFPLVPGDDDYVPMPDYKK, from the coding sequence ATGTCAAACGTTGATTTAATTATAGAAGAAAGAGCTGCTGATTTAGGAAACTTCCTTGTTGGTCGTCTTTTACCATTCCGCCAAAAAAGATCAGTTGGACCATTTGTATTTATAGATCATATGGGACCTGCACATTTAAAAGATTATCAAAATTTAGATGTTGGCCCACATCCACATATCGGACTTTCTACATTAACTTATCTTTTCGAAGGCTCTATCCAACATAAAGATAGTTTAGGAAATGATTTAGAAATTACTCCAGGAGCTGTCAATTGGATGGATGGTGGTAAAGGTGTAGTGCATTCAGAACGCACACCAGAATATTTACGTACAACTGATAAGGTTTTACATGGTTTACAAATTTGGATTGCTTTACCTAAAGAAAAGGAAGAAATTGATCCAAGTTTTACGCATATAGAAGCCGATAAATTACCAACTTGGTCAGAAAATGGAATCGATTTTAAACTGATTGCAGGTAAATACAAAGACTTAGAATCTCCAGTTCCTGTACATTCTCCATTATATTATATTGAAGCAAAAGCTAACGTAGATGGAGTTGTAAATTTAGGTGAAGGACTATTCGGAGAATCAGCACTTTATATCTTAGAAGGTGAAGTAATAGATGAAGGTCAAATTTATGGTGAAAAACAATTATTAATCGCCAAAGATTCTACATTATGTACTTTAAATTTAAAAGCTGGTACAACAATTTATTTATTCGGAGGAGAACCTTTTCCTGAAGAACGATTTATATATTGGAACTTCGTTAGTTCTTCGAAAGATAGAATAGAACAAGCTAAAGAAGATTGGAAAAACCATCGTTTTCCTTTAGTTCCGGGAGACGACGATTATGTTCCAATGCCTGATTATAAAAAATAG
- a CDS encoding OsmC family protein produces MSVEIKGNSTSENYITELSTRGLNFIVDEPFDKGGKDTAVTPMELIGGALSSCTIITLQMYFNHKGWEYDKVEVDIDFDYSSYPVTFKRVVRVTGSFDDNQKKRIGGIANACPVHKLLEKGNTVETTIEVI; encoded by the coding sequence ATGAGTGTTGAAATTAAAGGAAATTCTACTTCAGAAAATTATATTACAGAATTATCGACAAGAGGTTTAAATTTTATTGTTGACGAGCCATTTGATAAAGGTGGGAAAGATACCGCAGTAACTCCGATGGAATTAATTGGTGGTGCATTATCGTCTTGTACAATTATTACGTTACAAATGTATTTTAATCATAAAGGTTGGGAATACGATAAAGTTGAAGTGGATATCGATTTTGATTATTCTTCTTATCCAGTTACTTTTAAACGTGTAGTTAGAGTTACAGGATCATTTGATGACAATCAGAAAAAAAGAATTGGAGGAATTGCAAATGCTTGTCCAGTTCATAAATTACTTGAAAAAGGGAATACTGTTGAAACTACGATTGAAGTTATATAA